A region from the Arachis ipaensis cultivar K30076 chromosome B01, Araip1.1, whole genome shotgun sequence genome encodes:
- the LOC107630725 gene encoding uncharacterized protein LOC107630725, whose amino-acid sequence MGGSGGSGGGGGGGVAVGKEDVIAKLKDDGDFDRLRLKIIRKLKDNEELRQHIASIVKQSAALNGAGAENKKPRQLSDAIYLEVGDKVMSQISDSLWQIIRSNDGMKTEIAETVQSVYDKLVNPKGEEEVTVSNSKAVPTQRQQGETGSVTEKIDDMLHENEPEEPPGFTLHNNVNNNKQDHDQGKPQSHGQGSSAEQPEVSHVSLDPPGESDDNNNAPPGFLSSDEQNHLSDCSDEDPDVPPGFG is encoded by the exons ATGGGCGGCAGTGGCGGTagtggcggtggtggtggtggaggagtaGCTGTTGGCAAAGAAGATGTAATAGCGAAACTCAAGGACGACGGCGACTTTGACAGGCTCCGTTTGAAGATCATTCGTAAGCTCAAGGACAAT GAAGAGCTGCGACAACATATTGCCTCAATTGTGAAGCAATCAGCGGCTCTTAATGGTGCCGGAGCTGAGAATAAGAAACCTAGACAACTTTCTGATGCCATATATCTTGAAGTTGG TGACAAAGTAATGAGTCAGATATCTGATAGCTTGTGGCAAATAATTAGATCAAATGATGGTATGAAAACTGAAATTGCGGAGACAGTGCAATCTGTGTATGACAAGCTGGTGAATCCAAAGGGGGAAGAGGAGGTTACGGTTTCAAATTCCAAGGCAGTGCCAACTCAGAGACAACAAGGTGAAACAGGTTCAGTTACCGAGAAGATTGATGATATGTTGCACGAGAATGAGCCTGAAGAGCCACCAGGATTCACCTTACATAATAATGTGAATAACAATAAGCAAGACCATGATCAAGGGAAGCCACAATCTCATGGGCAAGGATCTTCTGCAGAGCAGCCCGAAGTTTCCCATGTATCACTGGATCCACCCGGTGAAAGCGATGATAATAACAATGCGCCTCCTGGTTTTTTGAGTTCTGACGAGCAAAATCATCTGTCTGATTGTAGTGATGAAGATCCTGATGTGCCTCCTGGTTTTGGTTGA